The Macaca nemestrina isolate mMacNem1 chromosome 6, mMacNem.hap1, whole genome shotgun sequence genome window below encodes:
- the LOC112426500 gene encoding cuticle collagen 2C-like codes for MAVNTWPGPSEDSCEELGRAQLKIKTLYVLRFVSYITHILHQVLRPGNYEGCRAAEAPFGTAAPRASCALQGPVPGAAGKPGPGTPSHPGPSPPLPVRPVPGFQVSAPARQAALHLRGIARDSALWILRSSASQIRCPEPVQTWSVGPRPAGPCGSRSRRTSSRSPESAIQPGPPFSSDTRSLRPLRPTDLSDPVSPAKPLGARLHRGGPPPPGSRSQAAPADRWGCSPGQAPLGSRVLPAGPGCPRTTVGKSQARSPPCPRRGASTLAASDLSDLLTSQTQ; via the exons gttaaaaataaaaacactgtatGTGCTTCGCTTTGTGAGTTACATCACTCACATTCTCCACCAAGTGCTCCGGCCGGGGAATTATGAGGGATGCAGAGCAGCTGAGGCTCCGTTTGGCACCGCCGCTCCGAGGGCGTCCTGCGCCCTCCAAGGCCCGGTCCCAGGGGCTGCGGGGAAGCCGGGCCCGGGGACCCCCTCCCACCCTGGGCCGAGCCCCCCGCTCCCTGTGCGGCCTGTCCCAGGCTTCCAGGTCTCCGCTCCCGCGCGCCAGGCGGCGCTCCACCTCCGCGGCATCGCCCGTGACAGCGCCCTGTGGATCCTCCGCAGTTCCGCGTCCCAGATTCGGTGCCCCGAACCCGTGCAGACGTGGTCTGTGGGGCCCAGGCCCGCTGGCCCCTGCGGCTCCCGAAGCCGAAGAACTTCTTCAAGGAG CCCAGAATCCGCGATCCAGCCCGGTCCACCCTTCAGCAGCGACACTCGCAGCCTCCGACCTCTCAGACCTACTGACCTCTCAGACCCAGTGAGCCCCGCAAAGCCGTTAGGGGCGCGCCTGCACCGCGGGGGCCCCCCGCCTCCCGGAAGCCGCTCCCAGGCGGCGCCCGCCGACAGGTGGGGCTGCAGCCCGGGGCAGGCGCCGCTGGGCTCGCGGGTTCTCCCGGCTGGCCCGGGCTGCCCCAGGACCACAGTTGGAAAATCGCAGGCGCGCAGCCCGCCCTGCCCGAGGAGAGGGGCCAGTACACTCGCAGCCTCCGACCTCTCAGACCTACTGACCTCTCAGACCCAGTGA
- the LOC139363670 gene encoding uncharacterized protein codes for MCGLGITWGLMFNWSLVSTWNLFVNWEPDVRLVPDVHLETGVQLGTTIPLRQRQSGHCSRHEALEAALGTDAAAIAQAPLHQVVPQAAGGFQIRCWNWGPGASPHPAASGKRAVPENVALTTAPGLGQPAGLLLKGKGHVGHQPLPPDIRKGAERRLPAGKATTEPASQWHPELQELSPSLCVFCAMPMVGNIRPQLNTLTPSGHEAPGEYPAPTVDIRPHVDSSPQDEGRCMGTYPLQVDIRPERTQRPQENIRPQVDTGLMVDIGRKAPG; via the exons ATGTGTGGCCTGGGCATCACTTGGGGCCTGATGTTCAACTGGAGCCTGGTGTCCACCTGGAACCTATTTGTCAACTGGGAACCTGATGTCCGCCTGGTGCCTGACGTCCATTTGGAAACTGGAGTCCAACTGGGAACTACCATACCCCTAAGACAGCGTCAATCTG GTCACTGCTCAAGGCATGAAGCTCTGGAGGCAGCACTGGGAACAGATGCAGCTGCAATTGCCCAGGCTCCCCTCCACCAAGTTGTGCCGCAGGCCGCTGGGGGCTTCCAAATCAGGTGCTGGAATTGGGGCCCTGGAGCCTCGCCCCATCCTGCTGCCAGCGGAAAAAGGGCAGTGCCAGAGAATGTTGCCCTCACCACTGCCCCAGGCCTAGGTCAGCCTGCTGGGCTACTCCTCAAGGGCAAAGGCCACGTGGGTCATCAGCCACTGCCACCTGATATAAGAAAGGGGGCTGAAAGAAGGCTGCCTGCTGGCAAAGCAACCACAGAGCCAGCCAGCCAGTGGCACCCAGAACTGCAAGAACTTTCTCCAAG cctGTGTGTCTTCTGTGCAATGCCTATGGTAGGTAACATCAGGCCCCAGCTGAACACTTTGACCCCGAGTGGACATGAAGCTCCAGGTGAATACCCAGCACCTACCgtggacatcaggccccatgTGGACAGCAGTCCGCAG GACGAGGGCAGGTGCATGGGGACATATCCCCTCCAGGTGGACATAAGGCCCGAGCGGACACAAAGGCCCCAGGAAAACATCAGGCCCCAAGTGGACACTGGACTCATGGTGGACATTGGACGTAAGGCACCAGGTTaa